In a genomic window of Sulfurisphaera tokodaii str. 7:
- a CDS encoding transketolase, protein MEGGRRDGIPISIEELNKLKNIAERARRNVVKMLFYDQTIHVGSSLSSIEILTTLLFRYIREGKDPINRDWLILSKGHAAPALYAILVEKGYINEDELWKIQDISGLLQGHPEIHIPGIDMSTGSLGQGLSFGIGVAQGIKMRGGNGRVFVIMGDGEQDEGEVWEAMTHAVTRKLDNIIAFIEMNGFQLDAATSEVKPKDFLPDVWKAVGWKTLSCDGHDFISLINTIEEALKAKAPVVIFAKTRRGMGFKAIENTEKQRASPDDAKKYLTNA, encoded by the coding sequence ATGGAAGGAGGGAGACGTGATGGAATTCCAATATCAATAGAGGAGCTAAATAAGTTAAAGAATATTGCTGAAAGAGCAAGAAGAAATGTAGTAAAGATGCTATTTTATGATCAAACAATCCATGTTGGTTCATCGCTTAGTAGTATAGAGATATTAACTACATTATTGTTTAGATATATAAGGGAAGGAAAGGATCCTATAAATAGGGATTGGTTAATACTAAGTAAAGGGCATGCAGCACCCGCATTATATGCTATTTTGGTAGAAAAAGGGTATATTAATGAAGATGAATTATGGAAAATCCAGGATATCTCTGGCCTATTACAAGGACATCCAGAAATTCATATACCTGGTATTGATATGTCTACCGGAAGTTTAGGACAAGGTTTAAGTTTCGGTATAGGTGTTGCCCAAGGAATAAAAATGAGAGGAGGAAATGGAAGAGTATTTGTAATAATGGGAGACGGAGAGCAAGATGAGGGTGAAGTTTGGGAAGCTATGACTCATGCAGTTACTAGAAAATTAGATAATATTATTGCATTCATAGAAATGAACGGTTTTCAGTTAGATGCTGCAACATCTGAAGTAAAACCAAAAGATTTCTTACCAGATGTATGGAAGGCTGTTGGTTGGAAAACGTTAAGTTGTGATGGTCATGATTTTATAAGTTTAATAAATACAATCGAGGAAGCATTAAAGGCAAAGGCTCCGGTAGTTATTTTTGCTAAGACAAGAAGAGGTATGGGATTCAAGGCGATAGAAAATACTGAAAAACAGAGGGCGAGTCCAGATGATGCAAAGAAGTACCTTACCAATGCGTGA
- a CDS encoding transketolase family protein produces MMQRSTLPMRDTFGRLLAELGEKNKDIIVITADVGNSTRAMYFREKFPDRYFNVGISEQDMVNFAAGLSVTGFKPIVVGFAMFVMRAWEQIRNSIARMNLDVKIMVTHSGYSDSGDGSSHQALEDIALMRVLPNMKVIIPADSEDVKRSLPVVVNELRGPLYYRMGRDYTPVITEGLDYDFKLGKAYVLRDGEDLAIMGAGVVLADALKAAEELEKMGISAAVINLMSIKPIDEDLIEYYARKTGRIITIEEHSIYGGIGSAVAEVVVKKYPVPMRFIGAITFGRSARSERDLLDFYGINYKSILNAVMELVK; encoded by the coding sequence ATGATGCAAAGAAGTACCTTACCAATGCGTGATACTTTCGGTAGATTATTAGCTGAATTGGGAGAGAAAAATAAAGATATAATAGTTATTACTGCAGATGTTGGAAACTCTACTAGAGCTATGTACTTTAGGGAGAAATTCCCAGACAGATATTTTAATGTAGGTATTTCTGAGCAGGATATGGTTAATTTTGCTGCGGGCTTATCGGTTACTGGTTTTAAACCGATAGTCGTTGGGTTTGCAATGTTTGTAATGAGAGCATGGGAGCAAATAAGAAACTCTATTGCTAGAATGAATTTAGATGTAAAAATAATGGTTACTCATTCTGGATATAGTGATAGTGGTGATGGTTCTAGTCATCAAGCCTTAGAGGATATAGCTTTAATGAGAGTGTTACCAAATATGAAAGTAATTATTCCAGCTGATTCGGAGGATGTAAAAAGGTCTTTACCAGTAGTAGTTAATGAACTTAGAGGTCCATTATATTATAGAATGGGAAGGGATTATACGCCAGTAATTACAGAAGGATTAGATTATGACTTTAAATTGGGCAAAGCTTACGTGTTAAGAGATGGAGAAGATTTAGCAATTATGGGTGCTGGAGTTGTTCTAGCTGATGCCTTAAAAGCTGCTGAGGAATTAGAAAAGATGGGTATAAGTGCTGCCGTTATAAACTTAATGAGTATAAAGCCTATTGACGAAGATTTAATAGAATATTATGCGAGAAAAACCGGGAGAATAATTACAATAGAAGAGCATTCTATATACGGTGGTATAGGTTCAGCTGTAGCTGAAGTTGTAGTAAAGAAGTATCCAGTACCAATGAGATTCATTGGTGCTATTACCTTTGGAAGATCTGCTAGGAGCGAGAGAGATTTACTTGATTTCTATGGTATAAATTATAAGTCTATCTTAAATGCGGTTATGGAATTAGTGAAGTGA